In a single window of the Euleptes europaea isolate rEulEur1 chromosome 4, rEulEur1.hap1, whole genome shotgun sequence genome:
- the LOC130476929 gene encoding uncharacterized protein LOC130476929 — MGAGSARACARAFRRPGAAKASPRSLSQPRARRPAMLHRLLCSLRPFRRPGRAPLLPLRVSGSFGGRPQMVALTHAYSTESGNPDKPVGRYPIPNKKDLPYDIVELMEEVEVKTGFLPNVFKAMSHRPTEFRAFFAYYNAIINKETGNLSKADKELIIVATSIVNRCPYCVIAHGALHRIYSKKPTLADQVTVNWKLADLSARDLAMLEFALAVCRAENITEEHFQKLKAHGFDREDAWDIAAISAFFAMSNRMAHFLDLRPNQEFYTMGRIPREKAEIPSS; from the exons ATGGGGGCGGGCTCGGCCCGGGCATGCGCGCGCGCCTTCCGTCGCCCCGGAGCTGCAAAGGCGTCGCCGCGCTCGCTTTCGCAGCCGCGCGCTCGGAGGCCAGCCATGCTGCACCGTCTCCTTTGCAGTCTCCGGCCGTTCCGCCGGCCGGGCCGCGCGCCG CTTCTGCCTCTCAGAGTGTCGGGGAGCTTTGGGGGGAGACCCCAAATGGTAGCCTTGACCCATGCCTACAGCACAGAGAGCGGGAACCCTGACAAGCCCGTCGGACGATATCCAATACCGAACAAGAAAGATTTGCCCTATGACATAGTGGAGCTCATGGAGGAAGTGGAAGTCAAG ACTGGGTTTTTGCCCAATGTGTTTAAGGCAATGTCTCATCGACCGACGGAATTTAGAGCATTCTTTGCTTACTACAATGCCATTATCAACAAGGAGACAG GAAACCTGAGTAAGGCTGACAAAGAGCTCATTATCGTCGCCACGAGTATCGTTAACAGGTGTCCCTACTGCGTGATTGCACATGGCGCGTTGCATCGGATATACTCTAAGAAGCCAACTTTAGCAGATCAG GTCACAGTGAACTGGAAACTGGCTGACCTAAGTGCTCGAGACCTGGCTATGCTAGAGTTCGCGCTTGCTGTCTGCCGTGCGGAGAACATCACCGAAGAGCACTTTCAGAAGCTGAAGGCGCATGGGTTTGACCGGGAAGACGCTTGGGACATTGCCGCTATTTCAGCCTTCTTTGCCATGTCTAACCGCATGGCTCACTTCCTGGATCTGCGCCCCAACCAGGAATTCTACACCATGGGAAGGATACCAAGAGAAAAAGCAGAGATCCCGTCCTCTTAA
- the DCAF10 gene encoding DDB1- and CUL4-associated factor 10, with protein MSWKARWGATPERPPPPRDADRATPPTPPSPPPSPKPPPASSSAAASVSVPGGGLFSWLRERRLGRAGCFVEPARDAFRAMTGLYGAIQPADSVSPITRTHGAVFNLEYSPGGSVLTVACEQTEVLLFDPISSKHIKTLSDAHEDCVNNIRFLDNRLFATCSDDTTIALWDLRKLDTKVCTLHGHTSWVKNIEYDTNTRLLVTSGFDGNVIIWDTNRCTEDGCPHKKFFHTRFLMRMRLTPDCSKMLISTSSGYLLILHDLDLTKSLEVVSYPILRARRTTSSSDLASSTSSGPRSAGSPCQQGDSSPLSEKHMVRATQREGGSPRNSLEVLTPEVPGERDRGNCITSLQLHPKGWATLLRCSSNTDDQEWTCVYEFQEGTPMRPVSPRCSLRLTHCIEEANVGRGYIKELCFSPDGRMISSPHGYGIRLLGFDTQCSELIDCLPKDAAPLQEIRSLYSHNDVVLTTKFSPTHCQIASGCLSGRVSLYQPKF; from the exons ATGAGCTGGAAGGCGCGCTGGGGCGCCACCCCAGagcggccgccgcccccccgcgacGCGGACCGGGCGACGCCGCCGACCCCTCCGTCGCCCCCTCCGTCGCCGAAGccgcccccggcctcctcctccgccgccgcgtCGGTATCGGTGCCCGGCGGCGGCCTGTTCTCCTGGCTGCGCGAGCGGCGGTTGGGCCGGGCGGGCTGCTTCGTGGAGCCGGCCAGGGACGCCTTCCGGGCCATGACCGGCCTCTACGGCGCCATCCAGCCCGCCGACTCGGTGTCGCCCATCACCCGCACGCACGGGGCCGTCTTCAACCTGGAGTACTCGCCCGGCGG GTCAGTGTTGACTGTTGCTTGTGAACAAACAGAAGTCCTGCTTTTTGATCCCATATCTTCAAAGCACATCAAAACTCTCTCAGATGCCCATGAGGATTGTGTAAATAATATCAG GTTTCTCGATAACAGGCTGTTTGCCACTTGCTCCGATGACACAACAATCGCCCTTTGGGATCTGAGGAAGCTAGACACCAAAGTGTGCACTTTGCATGGTCACACCAGCTGGGTCAAGAACATCGAATACGACACGAACACGAGGTTGCTCGTAACTTCGGGGTTTGATGGAAATGTTATAATTTGGGACACCAACAG gtgcaCAGAAGACGGCTGTCCTCACAAGAAGTTCTTTCACACCCGGTTTCTCATGCGCATGAGGTTGACGCCCGACTGCTCCAAAATGTTGATCTCGACCTCTTCTGGCTATCTCCTGATTTTGCACGACCTCGACCTAACCAAATCGTTAGAGGTGGTCAGTTATCCCATTTTAAGAGCCAGGAGAACCACATCCAGTTCTG ATCTGGCGTCTTCCACCTCTTCCGGGCCGAGAAGCGCTGGATCTCCCTGTCAGCAGGGTGACTCAAGCCCGCTGTCAGAGAAGCACATGGTACGAGCCACCCAGCGAGAAG GTGGATCGCCACGCAATAGCCTTGAGGTTTTAACCCCAGAGGTTCCCGGCGAGAGAGATCGGGGGAACTGCATCACGTCTCTGCAGCTCCATCCCAAAGGATGGGCGACGCTTCTTCGGTGCTCGAGTAACACAGATGACCAGGag TGGACATGTGTCTATGAATTCCAAGAAGGCACGCCCATGCGGCCGGTCTCCCCTCGCTGTTCCCTCCGATTGACTCATTGCATCGAGGAAGCCAACGTCGGCCGGGGCTACATCAAAGAACTCTGCTTCAGCCCCGATGGCCGGATGATCTCCTCTCCACACGGCTACGGGATCCGCCTGCTGGGCTTCGACACCCAGTGCAGCGAACTCATTGACTGCTTGCCCAAAGACGCGGCCCCCTTGCAAGAGATCCGCTCGCTCTACTCCCACAACGACGTGGTCCTGACCACCAAGTTCTCTCCGACTCACTGTCAGATCGCCTCTGGGTGCCTTAGCGGTCGCGTTTCTTTATATCAGCCAAAGTTCTAG